One genomic window of Corynebacterium diphtheriae includes the following:
- a CDS encoding ArsR/SmtB family transcription factor codes for MEPSPRPSSLNTLGDATVMSSDQNLDMIQEDPSLISDILSALDSNTRIQILLLLHKRDHYVFELVQALGGSQPLISQHLRVLKQAHIIDNERQGRQIIYRLKEPMIVDIIAKVGLLAQKVSKVTA; via the coding sequence ATGGAACCTTCTCCACGACCATCATCACTGAATACGCTGGGAGATGCCACTGTGATGAGCTCGGATCAAAATCTCGACATGATCCAAGAAGACCCATCATTGATTTCTGACATTTTGAGTGCTCTCGACTCGAATACCAGAATTCAAATCCTACTTCTTCTACATAAACGCGATCATTATGTTTTTGAGCTAGTTCAAGCCCTCGGCGGAAGCCAACCTTTGATTAGCCAGCATCTAAGAGTTCTCAAGCAGGCACACATCATTGACAATGAGCGCCAAGGGCGTCAAATTATTTATCGCCTTAAGGAACCGATGATCGTAGACATCATTGCGAAAGTCGGCCTACTTGCTCAAAAAGTTTCAAAAGTAACAGCCTAA
- a CDS encoding Fur family transcriptional regulator: MNRTIDRSVPKLGVRSTRQRTAVVGVLKDLDYFASAKVIHQELTKRDLKVGLTTVYRTLQSLSEIEAVDVLHMSNGETLYRHCLSDEHHHHLVCTECGRTVEIDGGPVEKWAKEVAQLHGFQVTGHDAEIYGLCESCSAATE, translated from the coding sequence ATGAATCGCACCATTGATCGTTCGGTCCCGAAGTTGGGGGTTCGTAGCACCCGTCAGCGCACTGCTGTCGTTGGGGTTCTCAAAGATCTTGATTATTTCGCTTCTGCCAAAGTGATTCATCAAGAACTGACTAAACGTGATCTCAAGGTCGGTCTGACAACTGTGTACCGAACCTTGCAATCACTTTCAGAAATCGAAGCAGTCGATGTCCTCCATATGTCCAATGGCGAAACCCTCTACCGCCACTGCTTGAGCGATGAACACCACCACCACTTGGTGTGTACTGAATGTGGCCGCACCGTGGAGATCGATGGCGGTCCAGTAGAAAAGTGGGCTAAAGAAGTAGCCCAGCTACATGGATTCCAAGTAACTGGGCACGATGCCGAAATCTACGGCCTCTGCGAAAGCTGCTCAGCAGCAACCGAATAA
- a CDS encoding isoprenyl transferase: protein MTKQLVPPQIPQEFLPRHIALVMDGNGRWATNRGLKRTEGHKRGEAVLLDMVDACIAMGIPYLSAYAFSTENWRRSTDEVRFLMGFNRDVLRRQRDALNAKGVRVRWVGRRPRLWRSVIRELEAAEELTKDNTTMTLAMCVNYGGRAEIVDAVREIARRSAVGTLRPEEITEDSFTQFLDEPDMPDVDLFLRPSGEKRTSNFLLWQSAYAEMVYQNKLFPDYTPEDLFAAVEEYARRDRRFGGTK from the coding sequence GTGACCAAGCAACTCGTACCTCCACAGATTCCGCAAGAGTTCCTCCCGCGGCACATCGCGCTCGTCATGGACGGCAACGGACGATGGGCAACTAATCGGGGACTCAAGCGCACCGAAGGCCATAAGCGCGGTGAAGCTGTTCTCCTCGATATGGTTGACGCTTGTATCGCTATGGGTATTCCGTATCTGTCTGCCTACGCCTTTTCCACCGAAAATTGGCGGCGCTCTACCGACGAAGTCCGCTTCCTCATGGGATTTAACCGCGACGTCCTGCGGCGCCAACGTGATGCCCTTAACGCAAAAGGAGTGCGAGTTCGTTGGGTAGGACGGCGCCCACGACTGTGGCGCAGCGTTATTAGAGAATTGGAAGCTGCAGAAGAGCTCACCAAGGACAACACCACCATGACGCTTGCTATGTGCGTTAACTACGGTGGCCGCGCAGAAATCGTCGATGCCGTCCGTGAGATCGCTCGTCGATCCGCAGTCGGAACACTACGCCCCGAGGAGATCACTGAAGATTCCTTCACGCAGTTCCTCGACGAGCCTGATATGCCCGATGTTGATTTGTTCTTGCGCCCATCAGGGGAAAAGCGCACATCTAATTTCTTGTTGTGGCAGTCTGCTTATGCGGAAATGGTGTATCAAAACAAATTGTTCCCTGATTACACACCTGAGGATTTGTTTGCGGCAGTCGAAGAATATGCTCGACGTGATCGCCGGTTTGGGGGTACCAAATGA
- a CDS encoding IS256-like element IS1132 family transposase — MTTVSPRKGHDPNRVNEISAKLMENPEIAELIGELSTSTDDASDLVKGLLQASINAGLQAEMDAHLGYAHSDRTAKAQLGTPDGGNHRNGSYTKTVNSGYGTFDVTMPRDRAGTFTPRMLPKGTRRLTELDDMIISLYAGGMTVRDIQHHLATTLGVDMSPDTISTITDAVLEEVMIWQNRQLDEFYPVIFLDALRVKIRDGHRVVNKSCYMAVGVDMDGIKHILGLWIADNEGASFWASVCADLANRGVQDVFIVCCDGLKGLPEAVEATWPNSMVQTCIVHLIRAANRWVSYQDRKPVSSALREVYTAPTEDTARAALDAFEASELGRKYPQSVKVWRDAWDRFVPFLQFPPAARRVLYTTNSIESLNAELRKATRNRGQFPNDTAALKTLWLMICNIEDKRAAQRAKKAKRAIECNGYIEGAKATGWKQAINQLAVAYPDRFADYL; from the coding sequence ATGACTACCGTGTCACCGAGGAAAGGTCATGACCCGAACAGGGTCAACGAGATCAGCGCTAAGCTGATGGAAAATCCGGAAATCGCCGAACTGATCGGCGAGTTGTCGACTTCCACCGATGATGCCAGCGACCTGGTCAAAGGTCTTTTGCAGGCATCGATCAACGCTGGTCTGCAGGCTGAAATGGACGCGCATCTGGGATACGCGCACTCTGATCGTACGGCGAAAGCCCAGCTGGGCACCCCGGATGGTGGCAATCACCGCAACGGGTCGTACACCAAAACCGTCAACTCTGGCTACGGCACCTTTGATGTGACTATGCCCCGGGATCGAGCTGGCACGTTTACGCCGCGGATGCTGCCTAAAGGCACCCGCCGTCTGACGGAGCTTGATGACATGATCATCTCCCTGTACGCCGGTGGGATGACCGTGCGCGATATTCAGCACCACCTCGCCACCACCCTCGGGGTGGATATGAGCCCAGATACGATCAGCACCATTACCGACGCGGTGTTAGAAGAGGTCATGATCTGGCAAAACCGCCAGCTCGACGAGTTCTACCCAGTGATCTTCCTCGACGCGCTGCGAGTGAAGATCCGCGATGGCCACCGCGTGGTCAACAAGTCTTGCTACATGGCGGTAGGCGTCGACATGGACGGCATCAAGCACATCCTGGGATTGTGGATCGCAGACAATGAAGGCGCCAGTTTTTGGGCATCCGTGTGCGCTGACCTTGCCAACCGTGGGGTCCAAGACGTGTTCATCGTCTGCTGCGACGGGCTCAAAGGCCTGCCGGAAGCCGTGGAGGCAACCTGGCCGAATTCCATGGTGCAGACCTGTATCGTGCACCTGATCCGGGCGGCCAACAGGTGGGTGTCCTACCAAGACCGCAAACCCGTATCAAGTGCGCTACGGGAGGTCTACACCGCACCGACCGAGGACACCGCCCGCGCCGCCCTGGACGCATTCGAGGCCAGTGAACTGGGCCGTAAATACCCGCAATCGGTCAAAGTCTGGCGCGACGCCTGGGACCGGTTTGTGCCATTTTTGCAGTTCCCGCCTGCGGCACGGCGGGTACTCTACACCACGAATTCGATCGAATCGCTGAATGCTGAGCTGCGGAAAGCCACCCGCAACCGCGGCCAGTTCCCGAACGATACCGCGGCGCTGAAAACGCTGTGGCTGATGATCTGCAACATCGAGGACAAGCGCGCTGCCCAGCGAGCGAAGAAAGCGAAGCGCGCCATCGAATGCAACGGCTATATTGAAGGAGCGAAAGCCACCGGGTGGAAACAAGCCATCAACCAACTAGCCGTGGCTTACCCCGACCGATTCGCGGACTACTTGTAA
- the ybeY gene encoding rRNA maturation RNase YbeY translates to MSIEVVNESGFDGVNEEALIDVATFVLGEMDVHPDAEATISVVDVATMSDLHVRWMDLEGPTDVMSFPMDELTPGMGRPDAQPFGSAMLGDIILCPEFAAKQAAKAGHDMGHELALLTTHGCLHLLGYDHIEPEDEQEMFALQNELLQDWYTYCVRRGVEFQPKPSNAGAFPSAADRAELDKLVPGGGIPAIGEPQ, encoded by the coding sequence ATGAGTATCGAAGTTGTTAACGAATCTGGCTTCGACGGCGTTAACGAAGAAGCGCTTATCGACGTCGCCACGTTCGTGCTCGGCGAGATGGATGTGCACCCTGACGCCGAAGCCACCATCTCCGTCGTTGACGTTGCCACTATGAGCGATCTTCACGTGCGCTGGATGGACCTAGAAGGGCCAACCGACGTAATGAGTTTCCCCATGGACGAACTAACCCCAGGCATGGGGCGCCCCGACGCTCAACCTTTTGGGTCCGCGATGCTCGGAGACATAATTTTGTGCCCCGAATTTGCAGCTAAGCAAGCAGCCAAGGCCGGCCACGATATGGGGCATGAATTGGCACTTTTAACCACGCATGGCTGCCTGCACTTGCTAGGGTACGACCACATCGAGCCGGAAGACGAGCAAGAAATGTTTGCCCTGCAGAATGAGTTGCTGCAGGACTGGTACACCTACTGTGTACGTCGTGGCGTAGAATTCCAGCCAAAACCGAGCAACGCAGGGGCATTCCCTTCTGCTGCTGACCGTGCAGAACTAGACAAACTTGTACCAGGTGGCGGCATTCCGGCTATTGGGGAACCGCAGTGA
- a CDS encoding 16S rRNA (uracil(1498)-N(3))-methyltransferase, producing the protein MSLPVFIYNLEDLVAGKHSEIPTGNVVLDGAEGRHAVSVKRMTAGEQIKLIDGRGGWATATVASTSGKSTLNLQVFECNEEATPTPTVTVFQAIPKSERSELAVDLLTQGGADAIVPWEAHRCVAKWVGAKRSKGVLKWQQAAIAAAKQSRRTRIPEIAEPMTTAQIAEQLEQFDVVLVLHEDAAVPFATVDVSTAKSIALIIGPEGGVSPDEAEAFRKAGARAVKLGPEVLRTASAGIVALAALGVQTSRW; encoded by the coding sequence ATGTCGCTTCCAGTTTTTATCTATAACCTCGAAGACCTCGTCGCCGGTAAGCACAGTGAGATTCCTACCGGAAATGTTGTCCTCGATGGGGCAGAAGGACGCCACGCGGTCAGCGTTAAACGGATGACAGCAGGCGAGCAGATCAAACTGATCGACGGCCGAGGTGGTTGGGCAACAGCGACAGTGGCGTCGACAAGCGGGAAAAGTACGCTAAATCTTCAAGTTTTCGAATGCAATGAAGAAGCCACCCCCACACCTACGGTGACTGTTTTCCAAGCGATTCCGAAATCGGAACGCTCAGAATTGGCCGTTGATCTGCTTACCCAAGGTGGCGCCGATGCGATCGTTCCGTGGGAAGCGCATCGATGCGTAGCCAAGTGGGTCGGCGCCAAACGATCCAAGGGCGTGCTCAAATGGCAGCAAGCAGCAATCGCCGCTGCGAAGCAGTCGCGACGCACTCGAATCCCCGAGATTGCCGAGCCAATGACCACCGCTCAGATCGCAGAACAACTCGAGCAATTCGACGTTGTGCTGGTGCTTCACGAGGACGCCGCAGTGCCGTTCGCTACGGTTGATGTCAGCACCGCAAAGTCAATTGCCTTAATCATTGGCCCCGAAGGTGGAGTGAGCCCCGACGAAGCAGAAGCATTCCGTAAAGCTGGTGCCCGCGCCGTAAAGCTCGGCCCCGAGGTACTGCGGACTGCATCAGCGGGAATCGTGGCGCTGGCTGCTCTCGGAGTACAGACTTCTCGCTGGTAG
- a CDS encoding hemolysin family protein, producing the protein MSPVVLGLITLAALLCSGLLGTVEAAVSSISLARVEQIDKDKETRASRVLLNVVEKRAEHINLLVLLKTFLDVTAAVFAAMLTLEIIDNETWALTAAIVGVALVTFTVVGVFSRTVGRKNPYTVSLSSAFLLSALAKLLGPIARLLIRIGNIIAPGPGFRDGPYNTEVELREMVDIAQEHGVVEIEERRMIQSVFDLASTTARSVMVPRTDMVWIESGKTAGQATSLCVRSGFSRIPVIGETVDDIIGIVYLKDLVQRTYYSTDSGRSVLVDDVMRPATFVPDSKNLDALLHEMQHDRNHIAMLVDEYGGIAGLISIEDILEEIVGEIADEYDDREMAPIERLNDTELPTYRVVSRLSLDDLIETIDEDLDREIEFSEEILDQVDTVGGLIAFEKGRIPLPGTTVTTSGLQLQAEGGRDRRGRIQVRSVLVSVLPVESLSEL; encoded by the coding sequence GTGAGCCCTGTAGTTTTAGGGCTGATTACTCTTGCTGCTTTGTTGTGTTCAGGATTGCTAGGAACCGTCGAAGCAGCAGTCAGTTCCATTTCGCTTGCTCGTGTGGAGCAAATCGACAAAGATAAAGAAACTCGTGCGTCACGAGTGCTACTCAACGTCGTAGAAAAACGAGCAGAGCACATCAATCTCTTGGTGCTGCTCAAAACTTTTCTTGATGTCACTGCTGCGGTGTTTGCCGCCATGCTCACACTGGAGATCATCGATAATGAGACGTGGGCGCTTACCGCAGCGATTGTTGGGGTGGCCCTAGTAACCTTCACCGTCGTCGGTGTGTTTTCTCGAACTGTGGGCCGCAAAAATCCTTATACAGTCTCCTTATCCTCGGCATTTTTGCTCAGTGCGCTTGCGAAACTGTTAGGACCAATTGCGCGGTTACTCATTCGCATTGGCAATATCATCGCGCCGGGGCCTGGTTTTAGAGACGGCCCCTACAACACTGAAGTAGAACTGCGTGAAATGGTCGACATCGCCCAAGAGCACGGCGTGGTGGAGATCGAAGAACGTCGGATGATTCAATCCGTTTTCGATTTGGCGTCGACAACCGCACGATCTGTGATGGTTCCCCGTACAGATATGGTGTGGATCGAATCAGGTAAAACGGCTGGTCAGGCCACCAGTTTGTGTGTGCGATCGGGTTTTTCGCGTATCCCAGTGATCGGGGAAACTGTTGATGACATCATCGGTATCGTCTATCTCAAAGACCTAGTTCAGCGCACCTACTATTCTACGGATAGCGGTCGTTCAGTGCTGGTAGATGACGTTATGCGACCGGCAACTTTTGTTCCCGACTCTAAAAACCTCGATGCGCTGTTGCACGAAATGCAACATGATCGCAACCACATCGCCATGCTGGTAGACGAGTATGGCGGTATTGCCGGTTTGATTTCGATTGAAGACATCCTCGAAGAAATCGTCGGTGAAATCGCCGATGAGTACGATGACCGAGAAATGGCTCCGATCGAACGACTAAACGACACGGAGTTGCCTACCTATCGCGTTGTGTCGCGATTGTCTTTGGATGATCTTATCGAAACCATCGACGAGGATCTTGACCGAGAAATCGAGTTCAGCGAGGAAATTCTCGATCAAGTGGATACCGTGGGCGGACTCATTGCCTTTGAAAAAGGCAGAATCCCGTTGCCAGGTACCACAGTGACCACGTCTGGTTTGCAGCTTCAAGCCGAAGGCGGACGTGATAGGCGCGGTCGAATTCAAGTTCGATCTGTGCTCGTGTCTGTTTTGCCTGTCGAATCGCTTTCCGAACTATAG
- the recO gene encoding DNA repair protein RecO — protein MRRESYRERALVVRSYDFGEADRIIVLFTRGRGIVRGVAKGVRRAKSRFGSRLQPFVELDVQLYRGRNLESITAADTVAYFGAKIIDDVTRFSAASSILEGVEKLAVGDEPRLFDLTVTALKNMQTCAHPVAEVDTFLLQGMNIAGWAPSLFDCAQCGASGPHHAFHPSPGGAVCVHCRPLGAQEVDPETLHMMWLMAQGHRDAVAEIGTPERYQQAHALIRSHLSWHVERGLASLSVLDQV, from the coding sequence GTGCGTCGAGAAAGTTATCGGGAGCGAGCCCTTGTGGTTCGCTCCTACGACTTTGGTGAGGCAGACCGCATCATAGTGCTTTTTACCCGCGGTCGTGGCATCGTGCGCGGTGTTGCTAAGGGCGTGCGTCGGGCAAAAAGTCGATTTGGTTCACGGCTACAACCCTTTGTTGAGCTAGACGTTCAGCTCTATCGTGGCCGTAATCTGGAGTCCATTACAGCAGCCGATACCGTGGCATACTTCGGGGCTAAGATCATTGATGATGTCACACGCTTTTCTGCTGCCAGCTCGATCTTGGAGGGCGTCGAAAAGCTCGCGGTAGGAGACGAGCCTCGTCTTTTTGATCTCACCGTCACAGCGCTGAAAAACATGCAGACTTGTGCGCATCCTGTCGCTGAAGTAGACACTTTCTTACTGCAAGGAATGAACATTGCTGGTTGGGCACCCAGCCTGTTTGATTGTGCACAATGCGGGGCATCAGGTCCACATCATGCATTTCATCCCAGCCCAGGTGGGGCAGTGTGCGTGCATTGCCGCCCCCTAGGTGCGCAAGAAGTAGACCCAGAAACCCTCCATATGATGTGGCTGATGGCCCAAGGGCACCGTGATGCAGTAGCCGAAATTGGTACACCGGAGCGCTATCAACAAGCCCATGCACTCATCCGATCCCATTTGTCATGGCATGTGGAACGCGGTCTTGCCAGCCTCAGTGTGCTTGACCAAGTGTGA
- a CDS encoding PhoH family protein, protein MADFITRAIELDEQYSQAILGINDQNLKVLENLLDCTIFVRGTRATLSGRDFEVSRGIRVLQELQSMAKRGHAISPDAVKNAVAIVAEDTPHSVSAVLASDIVARRGKVIRAKTLGQKDYVDAIDHNTIVFGLGPAGSGKTYLAMAKAVQALQAKQVNRIILTRPAVEAGEKLGFLPGTLNEKIDPYLRPLHDALRDMVDPEIIPKLMEAGIVEVAPLAYMRGRTLNDAFVILDEAQNTTPAQMKMFLTRLGFGSKMVVTGDITQVDLPGGQKSGLRLVRDILRGVEGVHFAELGSDDVVRHQLVGRIVDAYDAYEEQLKDK, encoded by the coding sequence TTGGCTGACTTTATAACTCGCGCCATTGAACTGGACGAGCAATACTCTCAAGCAATTTTGGGGATCAATGATCAAAACCTCAAAGTGCTGGAAAACCTACTCGATTGCACCATTTTTGTGCGCGGTACCCGTGCGACGCTCAGCGGGCGCGATTTTGAAGTTTCTCGTGGCATTCGCGTGCTACAAGAATTGCAATCCATGGCAAAACGCGGGCATGCGATTAGCCCAGATGCCGTGAAAAATGCAGTAGCAATCGTCGCAGAAGACACCCCGCATTCTGTAAGTGCTGTGCTGGCAAGTGACATCGTGGCACGTCGCGGTAAAGTCATTCGCGCCAAAACCCTTGGTCAGAAAGACTACGTTGATGCTATCGACCACAACACCATTGTGTTTGGTTTAGGTCCTGCCGGTTCTGGAAAAACCTATTTGGCGATGGCTAAGGCCGTGCAAGCTTTGCAGGCTAAACAAGTCAACCGCATTATTTTGACGCGACCTGCGGTTGAAGCCGGCGAAAAGCTGGGATTTTTGCCTGGCACGCTTAATGAGAAAATCGACCCCTATTTGCGTCCGCTTCACGACGCTTTGCGCGACATGGTGGACCCAGAAATTATTCCTAAGCTCATGGAGGCCGGAATCGTTGAAGTAGCTCCGCTGGCTTATATGCGTGGTCGAACGCTCAACGATGCGTTTGTGATTTTGGATGAGGCCCAAAACACCACTCCTGCCCAGATGAAGATGTTTTTAACTCGTCTCGGGTTTGGATCCAAGATGGTGGTCACAGGTGACATCACGCAGGTGGATCTGCCTGGGGGACAAAAATCTGGTTTGCGGTTAGTTCGCGATATTCTTCGTGGAGTAGAAGGCGTTCACTTTGCCGAGCTTGGTTCGGACGATGTGGTTCGCCACCAACTTGTGGGCCGGATCGTTGATGCATATGACGCCTATGAAGAACAACTAAAGGACAAATAA
- the pdxY gene encoding pyridoxal kinase PdxY has protein sequence MNILSIQSHVSYGHVGNSAAVFPLQRIGHEVWPVHTVNFSNHTGYGQWGGELIPAAQVRNVIDGMEQRGAFERIDAILSGYQGGSDIADVIVDAVARIKEANPQAVYACDPVMGNAKSGCFVSDLIPPLLRDKVVPVADIITPNQFELEYLTGVPAHDTTSTLEAIAAAQEMGPDTVLVTSVRRPETPADAIEMIAANEQGAWLVRTPFIDFKRNGSGDVTAALFTGHYIRERDAADALARTASSVFDLIETTFTADSRELLIIESQEAIAHPRLQFEVEQIA, from the coding sequence ATGAACATTTTGTCGATCCAGTCCCATGTTTCCTACGGCCACGTTGGTAACTCTGCCGCAGTGTTCCCATTGCAACGCATTGGGCATGAAGTATGGCCGGTTCATACGGTGAACTTCTCTAACCACACCGGCTATGGGCAGTGGGGTGGCGAGCTCATTCCTGCAGCGCAGGTGCGTAACGTGATCGACGGCATGGAACAGCGCGGCGCTTTCGAGCGTATCGACGCCATCTTGTCCGGCTACCAAGGTGGTTCTGACATAGCTGATGTGATCGTCGACGCAGTTGCGCGGATCAAAGAGGCGAATCCCCAAGCTGTGTATGCCTGCGATCCCGTCATGGGCAATGCCAAATCTGGCTGTTTTGTATCGGATCTCATCCCGCCATTGCTGCGCGACAAGGTGGTCCCAGTGGCAGACATCATCACGCCTAACCAGTTTGAGCTGGAGTACTTGACCGGCGTGCCAGCGCACGATACTACCTCGACGCTTGAAGCTATCGCTGCTGCACAGGAAATGGGACCCGATACCGTCCTCGTGACCTCGGTGCGTCGCCCAGAAACTCCCGCTGATGCGATCGAGATGATCGCTGCTAATGAGCAGGGAGCATGGTTGGTGCGAACTCCGTTCATCGACTTTAAACGCAATGGTTCCGGTGATGTGACCGCTGCACTGTTTACGGGTCATTACATTCGCGAGCGCGACGCTGCAGACGCTCTCGCACGTACAGCATCGTCAGTATTCGATTTGATCGAAACTACCTTCACAGCGGATTCGCGCGAATTGCTTATTATCGAGTCCCAAGAAGCCATTGCACATCCTCGCCTTCAGTTTGAGGTTGAGCAGATCGCCTAA
- a CDS encoding VIT1/CCC1 transporter family protein: protein MTTTQPTSQQIRRWRQYLANERAEAALYRELAHRKDGEEREILLAIADAEARHEQHWRNLLGDYVGMPKSPDFSTRMLAFLARNFWSVFALALMQTAEQRSPYADDDDATEQMKADEAIHAEIVRGLAARGREQMSGNFRAAIFGANDGLVSNFALVLGVVASGVSPNIVLLTGISGLLSGALSMGAGEYISVKSQNELLEASTPHPGTKNYIPQLDVDANELALVYRARGMSEADAEQKAAEAFVNLRNAEDQAIIDEPRNDEPSNGAWSAAVSSFFCFGFGALIPVIPYFFNVSGVAAAVIATVLVGAALMITGSITGILSGKPPLKRALRQLAIGMAAAGVTYLLGKAFGVALG, encoded by the coding sequence ATGACAACTACGCAGCCCACATCTCAACAGATCAGGCGATGGCGCCAGTATCTTGCCAATGAACGCGCTGAAGCCGCATTGTATCGGGAGCTAGCGCACCGCAAAGACGGTGAAGAACGTGAGATTCTGTTAGCGATTGCCGATGCTGAGGCGCGTCACGAACAGCATTGGCGTAATCTCCTCGGCGATTATGTTGGCATGCCCAAAAGCCCTGATTTTTCCACTCGAATGCTGGCATTTTTGGCGCGGAACTTTTGGTCGGTCTTTGCCCTCGCACTGATGCAGACTGCGGAGCAGCGTAGTCCTTATGCAGATGATGACGATGCCACTGAACAAATGAAAGCCGATGAGGCTATTCACGCAGAAATCGTGCGCGGACTTGCGGCTCGTGGCCGTGAACAGATGAGCGGAAACTTCCGTGCTGCAATCTTTGGTGCCAATGATGGGTTGGTATCGAATTTTGCGTTGGTGCTCGGCGTAGTTGCTTCAGGGGTTAGCCCCAATATTGTGTTGTTGACAGGCATCTCTGGTTTGCTTTCCGGTGCGCTATCGATGGGCGCGGGGGAGTACATCTCTGTGAAGAGCCAAAACGAGCTTCTCGAGGCATCGACACCGCACCCAGGGACGAAAAATTACATTCCGCAGCTTGATGTGGATGCCAACGAACTAGCACTTGTCTACCGTGCTCGTGGTATGTCGGAGGCAGACGCGGAGCAAAAGGCCGCAGAAGCATTTGTCAATTTGCGTAATGCTGAAGATCAAGCAATTATCGACGAACCCCGCAACGACGAACCTAGTAACGGTGCATGGTCGGCAGCGGTATCGAGCTTCTTCTGTTTTGGCTTTGGCGCGCTGATTCCTGTTATTCCGTATTTCTTTAACGTTTCAGGGGTTGCGGCAGCAGTGATCGCAACCGTATTAGTTGGTGCGGCCTTGATGATTACAGGAAGTATCACTGGTATTTTGTCGGGCAAACCGCCACTAAAAAGAGCGCTTCGCCAGCTTGCCATTGGTATGGCCGCAGCGGGTGTGACCTACCTCTTAGGCAAAGCGTTTGGAGTAGCGCTCGGATAA
- the era gene encoding GTPase Era, which translates to MSFTDTPEGFRSGFISFVGRPNTGKSTLTNALVGEKIAITANQPETTRHPIRGIVHREDAQIIVVDTPGLHKPRTLLGERLNEVVKDTYADMDLIAITVPADEKIGPGDRWILDAVKKVAPKTPLLGIVTKVDKASRDQVAVQLMELHELLGGNSEVVPVSAVTGEQRDVLLDVITRLLPEGPKFYPDDHITDDDTETRLSELIREAALSGLKDELPHSVAVQIDEILPNDEREGVLDVHAVIYVERPGQKSILIGKDGRRLGRIIHNARPEIIKILGSNVYLDLRIKVLKNWQQDPKQLGRLGF; encoded by the coding sequence GTGAGCTTCACCGACACACCCGAGGGATTTCGCTCTGGTTTTATTAGCTTCGTTGGACGACCCAACACCGGAAAATCTACGCTGACCAACGCTTTGGTAGGGGAGAAGATTGCGATCACGGCTAACCAGCCGGAGACAACGCGACACCCCATTCGTGGCATCGTGCATCGCGAGGATGCGCAGATCATCGTGGTAGATACCCCTGGTTTACATAAGCCACGCACGTTGTTGGGTGAACGCCTTAACGAGGTTGTGAAAGATACCTATGCCGATATGGATCTTATTGCCATCACGGTTCCTGCTGATGAGAAGATCGGCCCAGGTGATCGCTGGATTCTTGATGCGGTAAAGAAGGTAGCACCTAAGACACCGCTGCTGGGCATCGTTACCAAGGTTGATAAGGCAAGTCGTGATCAGGTGGCAGTGCAGCTCATGGAGCTTCACGAGCTGCTCGGCGGTAATTCTGAGGTAGTGCCAGTTTCTGCCGTTACCGGTGAACAACGTGACGTGCTTCTCGACGTGATCACGCGGCTGCTGCCAGAAGGTCCGAAGTTCTACCCTGATGATCACATCACTGACGATGACACGGAGACTCGACTTTCTGAGCTGATTCGTGAGGCCGCATTGAGCGGACTCAAAGATGAGCTTCCGCACTCCGTAGCGGTGCAAATTGATGAGATCTTGCCAAACGATGAGCGTGAGGGAGTTCTCGACGTTCATGCGGTGATCTATGTTGAGCGTCCAGGACAAAAATCGATCCTGATCGGTAAAGATGGCCGCCGCCTTGGTCGCATCATTCACAATGCGCGCCCAGAAATCATCAAGATTTTGGGAAGCAATGTGTACTTGGATCTTCGTATCAAGGTGCTCAAGAACTGGCAGCAGGATCCAAAGCAGCTAGGCCGACTAGGGTTCTAG